A single window of Leptospira semungkisensis DNA harbors:
- a CDS encoding polyprenyl synthetase family protein → MKRNGLKDLLVRKFDKKLKEIIDEDLKILAEIKEYTIRSGGKRIRPILHYCLCRILGYKGEKYADVGAIAELIHSASLLHDDVVDEAQTRRGMPSVPSQFGNKTSILAGDYLLACGIDHLNGLGSPDLMDLFTTVIKDLSVSELIQMQWEKNPKITLDIYNKVVYGKTASLFGAVSEGAGILADVPKKTRKKLHEFGIRLGFLFQKQDDAIDYFQAGDQTGKIPLKDFRNGLYTYPVLRLLAIADKNDKKLAHSLFAKDERNSQDDLVILSLLNRYNIRKSLNEEFVADVEELLGFLKSYPESNEGNLVQEQFRKLTEV, encoded by the coding sequence GTGAAAAGGAATGGATTGAAGGATCTCTTAGTCCGTAAGTTCGACAAGAAATTAAAAGAAATCATAGACGAAGACCTTAAGATCCTGGCCGAGATCAAAGAATATACGATCCGGTCCGGGGGTAAAAGGATCCGTCCGATCCTGCACTATTGCTTATGCAGGATCTTGGGCTATAAAGGGGAAAAATACGCAGACGTAGGGGCGATCGCAGAGTTAATCCATTCTGCGAGCCTATTGCATGATGATGTAGTGGATGAGGCACAAACCAGAAGAGGAATGCCTAGCGTTCCTTCTCAATTTGGAAATAAGACCTCCATCCTTGCTGGAGATTATCTTCTCGCCTGCGGGATTGATCACCTGAACGGACTCGGGTCTCCCGATCTAATGGATCTTTTCACTACAGTGATCAAGGATCTTTCCGTCAGTGAGCTCATTCAGATGCAATGGGAAAAGAACCCTAAAATCACTTTAGATATTTATAATAAAGTTGTGTATGGTAAGACTGCATCTTTATTCGGTGCGGTTTCGGAAGGTGCAGGGATATTGGCCGATGTTCCGAAAAAGACCCGAAAGAAACTGCATGAGTTCGGGATAAGACTCGGATTCCTCTTTCAAAAGCAGGATGATGCGATCGATTATTTCCAAGCGGGAGACCAAACAGGAAAGATCCCTCTCAAGGATTTTAGGAATGGACTTTATACTTATCCTGTCTTAAGACTTCTTGCGATAGCGGATAAGAACGACAAGAAGTTGGCTCATTCCCTCTTTGCAAAGGACGAAAGAAATTCTCAGGATGATTTGGTAATTCTCTCTCTATTAAATCGTTATAATATTCGTAAGAGTTTAAACGAAGAATTCGTAGCAGATGTGGAAGAGCTTCTCGGATTCCTGAAATCTTATCCGGAATCTAACGAAGGCAATTTAGTCCAAGAGCAATTCAGAAAGCTGACAGAAGTTTGA
- a CDS encoding transglutaminase-like domain-containing protein — translation MQSSDSSFGTVPFPPDKIEDKFYQLEFSSLEDKSRIIKEIAGMIPWQVRIQEVADELKDPTLRVFARSVSPAVHSERISYRYSLLAEKGHPNHYDDLEEGVFLLSTVIDPDLSYLEFRTYLDRIALRVEELVDLNEDLASDEVKVHFLTRVLSQEEGFGGNHDQYEDPNNSYLHKVFVSKKGIPISLSVIYLLVAHRLQLPLYGVNMPLHFLLHFESSEFQTYIDSYHGGVMLDRSTCIRFLKANGFQAHERYFTHASSLTILKRMFRNLIHIYRKKEDRDMEKILSRHLLALDNKWKP, via the coding sequence ATGCAATCCTCCGATTCTTCTTTCGGTACTGTTCCATTCCCTCCGGATAAGATAGAGGATAAATTCTACCAACTTGAATTTTCCTCGTTAGAGGATAAGTCTCGCATCATCAAAGAGATAGCGGGAATGATTCCTTGGCAAGTTCGCATCCAAGAAGTTGCAGACGAATTAAAAGATCCTACCTTAAGAGTCTTTGCGCGTTCCGTAAGTCCTGCAGTTCATTCCGAAAGAATCAGTTATCGTTATTCCTTATTAGCGGAGAAGGGACATCCGAATCATTATGATGATCTAGAAGAAGGTGTGTTCCTACTTTCTACAGTGATCGATCCGGATCTTTCTTATCTTGAGTTTAGAACCTACTTGGATCGGATCGCATTGAGGGTAGAGGAGCTAGTGGATCTGAACGAAGATCTTGCTTCTGATGAGGTCAAGGTGCATTTTCTGACCAGAGTTCTTTCTCAAGAAGAAGGCTTCGGAGGAAATCACGACCAATATGAGGATCCGAATAACTCTTATCTCCATAAGGTTTTTGTAAGTAAGAAGGGGATCCCGATCTCACTTTCCGTAATATATCTTTTAGTGGCTCATAGACTCCAGCTTCCTTTGTATGGAGTCAATATGCCTCTTCATTTTCTATTGCATTTCGAATCTTCCGAGTTCCAAACCTATATAGATTCCTATCATGGTGGGGTTATGTTGGATAGGTCCACTTGCATCCGTTTTTTGAAGGCAAACGGTTTCCAGGCTCATGAAAGATACTTCACTCATGCGAGCAGTCTTACCATTCTAAAAAGAATGTTCCGAAATCTGATCCATATCTATCGTAAAAAAGAAGATCGCGACATGGAAAAGATTCTGTCCAGGCATCTTCTCGCTTTGGACAATAAGTGGAAACCTTGA
- a CDS encoding transketolase — protein sequence MEDTKDIKVFANNIRKNVIKMVTAAKSGHPGGPLGLADIYAVLYKKVLNHKPSDPDWEDRDRLILSNGHVCAVRYAAMAQAGFFPESELLTFRNINSKLQGHPSTRYLKGIESSSGSLGQGLSVSVGIALGARLAKKNYKVYACISDGECGEGMTWEAAQSAAHYKTDNLVAFMDKNGIQIDGFTKDVMNLEPLNKKFAAFGWNVIEANGHDVDAILSAFEKANAHKGSPTIILFETVLGKGVSFMENNPGWHGTPPNAEQEKKALEELEQLVL from the coding sequence ATGGAAGACACCAAGGACATCAAAGTATTCGCCAATAATATTCGTAAGAATGTGATCAAAATGGTCACTGCTGCTAAATCTGGACACCCTGGTGGGCCTCTCGGTCTCGCGGATATTTACGCTGTTCTTTATAAGAAGGTCTTAAATCACAAGCCCTCCGATCCGGATTGGGAAGATAGAGATAGATTGATTCTTTCCAATGGTCACGTATGCGCTGTGCGTTATGCGGCTATGGCTCAAGCAGGATTTTTTCCTGAGTCTGAGCTTCTTACTTTCAGAAATATTAACTCCAAACTACAAGGTCACCCTTCTACTCGTTATTTAAAGGGAATAGAAAGCTCATCCGGTTCTTTGGGCCAGGGACTTTCCGTTTCAGTTGGGATTGCTCTCGGCGCAAGACTCGCAAAGAAGAATTACAAGGTCTATGCTTGTATCTCTGACGGAGAATGCGGAGAGGGAATGACTTGGGAAGCTGCTCAATCTGCTGCTCACTACAAGACGGATAATTTAGTCGCATTCATGGACAAGAATGGTATCCAGATCGATGGATTCACTAAAGACGTGATGAATCTGGAACCATTAAATAAGAAGTTTGCAGCCTTCGGTTGGAATGTGATCGAAGCAAATGGTCACGATGTAGATGCAATCCTTTCTGCTTTTGAGAAAGCGAACGCACATAAAGGATCTCCAACCATTATTCTTTTTGAAACTGTTCTTGGAAAAGGAGTTTCATTCATGGAAAATAATCCTGGATGGCATGGAACTCCTCCGAATGCAGAGCAAGAGAAAAAGGCTCTTGAAGAATTAGAGCAACTTGTTCTATAA